The genomic DNA TGATTTTGAAAACGACTTtgtgtttctgtttgctttgtaGACAGTAGGATGTCTTTTGtgattgggttttgttttgttttgtatttttctcaggGTCACATTTCCAGGGTCCCTCAAGCTGGCACAAATGGTGAGCTGAGCCTTAGTTTCACCCGAAAGCAGTCTTCTGTGCCTAACCCCCGCGGAGATTGGGAGGAGCTGAGTGATGGAAGAAATTTGTCTTTTGGATCTAGTCACTTATCCAGACGCAGTTTAGCTGGGTTTTGCAAACGAATCCGTATGACTGCACTTACAAATGACACCCTGAAGAGTGGCATCATTTCTGATTTGTCctgatcaccatcatcatcttgaACAAATCTGAATTCCAGCGAATCCCAAAGGTGTCCCTTAGGAAGTTCAATCTGTGAGCAGTTTGTCTTCCTGCAAATCAAAAGGAGTAGGTGGAGGCTGACTGAGGATCTCTTTGTTAGGGAAGGGACACAGAAGGAGACCCTTACCATAACAAACAGTGGTGGGTGAGGGGGAGGGGGTTGctaattagagaaatgccagttttgtgacctcagcctcctgtctcTCCCACTTGTGCCCCCACTCCTACTCCTTCCTCTACCATTCTGAGTTGATGGTGTATGGAGAGCATGCTAAGATCCCTACTTTGAGAATGCCATTTGTCTGGACATCTTTGGCTGCAACTGTCCACCATGACACTCACACTCACTTTCCGGTGGACATATGACGGCTGGTGTTTCCTCATTTGGGGAATAATGGAAGCAGCCGAGCAGGAGAAGCCTGAAGAACAAAAGAATCTTTTAAACTTTAGTGAAATGGCTGAGGTTAGGGATGGGGGTGGACACTCAACTTACTGTCGGGACCTGAGCCCCATTTGGGGGATGGCTGTCCAAGGCCGTGTCCCCTGGAAGGCCTAAGGCAAGGAGAtgcattctaaatattttctccctcaaTCCGGGATTGAGGGAGAGAAACTTCATGCCTGGAGAGTGCGGGTGCAAGGTTTGAAACTAGGAAGGTGGAGTCCACATAAACACTAAAGAAACCATTACTGGGGCATGCCACATTGGGCGACAGGATCAAACtgcaggacagaaaaaaaaaaaaggaacaaggaTGCAGAAACCAAGTAGCGATTTGCTATGAAACTGAGCAATTTAATGCCAGAGTTAGGGAGCTGCTGGCCGAAATCATTTTGTCTTCGAGGCTCTGCCGAGCTCATCCTCTTTATCCTGTTGTTTAAAATGAGTATTATCCCAAACATATGCAATGCAATCAGTTTGGTCACACTTACAAGAACACGCTTTAATAAGGCAATCAATCACACGCTAACAAGCCAGCGATGGCCGGGGGCTGGCGCACACTCGGGCTGCAGGGCGGCCAGCCTTGCCCAGCTGGGCAAATCTGGGCTGGGCGCTGGACTAGGCTCCCAGAGTGAGTGAGTTGGGAGCCCAGTGTCAGGCTTCACTGGGGGTTACCTCAGAATCTGTGCCCCAAAACAGGGTGAGAGAAGAGGAAGTGGGAGCCAGGAGCTCAAAGCTACATTGGCCACTAATAGCTGTGTAGACCTGGAGCCTCCATTTTCCCAGCTGCAAAATGGAACTAAGATGAGACAAAGCTAAGTAGAGGCACTCAGaaagttgaaaaatgaaaacaatatcaCGCCAGGCCCTGGTCTAGCCttcttgttttacagataaggaagttgTGATTGTGAAGGGGCAGTACCTTCTTCAGAGTCAACTCACTTCCTGCTACCACCCAAATGGGGCGGGTCATGCCAGATAGGGTTGCCTGGTGCAAGTGGGCTAAGAATGTttgagggggagagggagagcaagAAGCGGTGTCTAGTGCCAAACCGCAAACCTTGGCAAAAGGGAAATTTCATTATGAAGTAATGAGTAATTCCTCCTGGCAAGATGTATTGTTATATCTTCCACTTCAATTTGGAGGAAGAGAGGCTCAATTACCCAGAAAATACAGTCAATTAAAGGCTGCTGATTGGACACGAAGCCGGATCATCGATCTTGTACTTTCCAATATCGCTGCAGACACCTCATTTTCCCTCCCTATTAACTGAAAATACGCCTGGCATTAAGGCAACCCGAAGCCCATTTACCTGTCACTAGCAATCTCTGCCAGATGAGAAGCAACCACAAAATTTACCGGGATTTGGCATTTGGGAGCTCCTGGCTGCAGGGGTGGAGTTGCTGGAAACCTCAGGGCACACTTTGCTTGGGAGGGCACCAGCTACTGTGTGCAGGAGGATTTGCTGTGGAACCCAAGGAGGAAGGAGGGCATTTAAGGAGTCTGTATCTGCTGGCAGAGACACTGGTAGAGGACCCCTCCTGTCTATGCAATCCAGAGCGTCTTGGACTCCCAGAAGGCACCCATCTCTCCCCTGCTTGAGCAGAACTCCAGACCCATACACATATGGCTCTCCCATGGGGGCTATAGGATTTGGAAGGTGGCTGGTGAGCACTGCCTGTCCCCTTGCCCTAACCCCCTAGAATCCCACCCTTAAGATGAATTCCAGTCTGTGGACAATTCAGACCAAGATGATCCCAACCAAGGAGGCCTCCTCCCTGTTGTCCCTCATCCTGAAGTGCAGACCCAGCTTGACCAGGAAACTCAGCTCTCTGCAGTGCCCAGGCTCCACTGCCACTGCCTCTCTTACCTTCCTGAGCACCTGGAAGACAGGTTGCTCAGAGACCACAACCTGGGTCCCCTTCAGTTGCTCAAAGAATTGGAACAACTGGGGAAGAAATCATCACAGAGGTGGGCTCCTGGTAGAACTCTGCTGCCATTTTACCCAGCAAGGGCTCCCAACATACCCAAAATTAAGGAAACATGCACCCCAAGGCAGCTAGGAGCCTGCCTTCTCCCCCTCCATGCAATGGCTGTTTGGAGCCTACCAATGACAAACAGAGGCTTAGAAGACTGTCTATGGGTCCATCTTTTGGTTCCTTCCCTACTCAAATCCATGGTGGCTGAACTAGCAATTTTAAGAGTCATTATGCTGCTTGCTGCCACAAAAACTAAAATGCTAAAGTGAGAATTATGTCCAGCTTTTATTGCAATATGGTTAACAAATCATAACAGCAAATTCTTTGGGCTTCAAAGAAAAACCCCAGACCAAACCAAATTTATTCCCTACAGGAAGAACCACTCTCTCTCAGTCAGGGTGAAGCTTGCATTGGGGGGTACACGTTCTCCTCTTCCTCAAAAACTGGCTGCAAGAATGAGTATGGGAGTGAGGATTTGGGAATGGCTCTAAACAAACCTTGGTGGAGGGCAGAGACAAGGTCCCCAGAAGGGGCAGAAGGCTCCCACTGGTATCTGAAAGTCAAGCACCAGTGGTAGCTggggaagaaaatgagagaaagatgTAAAACACCCAGTGCAAAGGGTAGGGCCAGAAAACTCCTGGTGAAGTGAAGGTGAACAGGCAAAGGATGAAAATTGCCTCTAATTTGCCGCCAGATACTGAGTGAGGGAGATGAAGTTCCCACTCTCTAAGCTCCTCCCTGGGCGCCTTGTTAACAGCTCAGCTCTGGGCTCAGTGGCCACCTCCGTGGTGATCATTATTATACATTCAACATTCACAAACCCTCCTTGCACACATCACTTGCTAATCAGGGTGTGAGCTGGGCCTAGGGAAAAGAGGCTTGGCCTCATAAAAGCTGCCAAGGGCTCCTGGGGCATCTGCAGCCTCCCTGCCAACAAAAatgtgggggcagggagagatGGAGCTGCACATTGAGAGGTGTCATAAAGCTGGGAATGAGGAAGAAGATGAGGTGTTGGAAGACGCCAGACCCAGAAGATGCTGTGTAGTTGAGGCTCCAGGTTCCATGCCAAGGGCCTGGATCCTCCCTGGTAGTAAATcatctctcactctctcctccaAATGACTGGTATGTTGCCATCCACCAGCCCCTTGCCATGCCTTGGAAAAACTGGCAAAGATTAATCTCTCCCTGCTCTGCATACACAGCATTTTGTTCAGAGAGATAGCCATTTCCCTTTCCAGTGCTTGGGACTTGGCTGGGGAGAGGGGGCCAGGTGAGAGGGCGTGTGAGCTGGAGGGTGAGGGATGAGGAGCTGGACGTTGGTTGTTGCTGCTAAGTTTTGTTTAGCTTTGGAGCTACAGCCTCGACTCTGGTGGGGGCGGTGGATCCGGAGGCCGCCCCGGAGGAAAGACTCTCAAACTCTgcttccccatccccactccTGCTCCCCAAACACTCCACCCACGGCCACTTCCTAGGCTTCCCGATTCTTGCTACCGGATCCCGCTAGTCCTTTTCCGCCTTCTCCTTTCCCGGTTGGCGTCCTGGGGGCCAGGAGCGAGGCTGGCTGAGTCTCAGGGGAGGGGGTGACCACACGGGCGTCCTGGAGCCGACGGGCAGCCAGCTGGCGGCCCCTTATCTGGTGAGGGGCACCTCCTCCCTTTGGTCCAGCGCGACGGAGGAGGCCTTGCTGAGCACCGAGGGCGCGAAGGTGAGGAAGGAGTCCGAGCGGGAGGTGGAGGCACAGGTGAAGTCCGAGGCGGCAGCGGCCCTGGGCGCCAGCCCGTTGGCCGGGCCGCTGTGACAGGCAATGCAGGAGCAGGGACCGCCGGCCGAGGCGCCCAGTCCGTGCGCGGGCCCGGGGTAGAGCGGCGGGTGGCGGAAGGCGCACAGCAGTTCGGGCCGCGGGTAGGGCTGCGACAGCACGCGGAACGTGTCGAGGGGCCGCAGCGGGCCGCTGAAGGGCGACGCAGCCGAGGCGGCGGACGCGGCGCCCAGGCCCACCGGCGAGTAGTAGGGCAGGGGCAAGTGCGACGGGAAGGGGTAGGGCAGGCCGCCCGCGGCCGCCGCATGGCTCATCATGTACGTGTAGAAGGCGGGGTCCGCCGGGTGCGGCCACGTCATGGCCAGACGCTGCCTCTTGTCCTTCATGCGCCGGTTCTGGAACCACACCTGGGGAGAGGAGCGGAGCAGGTTCGGCAGCTGTTCTCGGCCGGATGCCCAGAGGCCAGAAGTCCGGTCCCCAGAGGCCAGAAGTCCGGTCCCGCTCGGGGTACAATGTTTGCAGGGCAGGAAGAGCCAAAGCGGACACCAGCTAGGTAGAGATCGACCCTACCACCACCACCTGAAGCTGGAATCCCTCCGAGAGAGGCTGAAGGAGTGACTCCAGCctgttccctccttccctctgcccAGGTGGCCAGGCCCCTCGGGGTGCCAGAGCCCGGTGAAGAGGGGCAATGGGACGACATGGAGTCAATCGACCTGAGCTGACAGCGCATCCCTAGACAGACAGCGTGTCCCCAGAAATTTACTTGTCACCCGCAGAGGCACTCTTCCCTCCCGGCATTCCCACCCTTTGTCTATTTAGCCAGGAAAGGGACAGAGTCAACCACATGGCAGCAATGCCTGCCTAGGAGCTGTCACGAGGGTGAATCTGCACGCGCCCGCGCCGGGTAGGGAGACCCCAGGCCCAGATTCCAGGCGTGCGATTTAGGGAGTGGGCAGTTAGTATTTACTTCCAGCTAAATAGGTGCACACCCGCCTCCCCAGCCCAGGCCCCCGCATACCTTGATGGTGGTTTCCGGCAGGTTTAGGGCGGCCGCCAGCTCGCATCTCCGAGGCCTGGATACGTAGTTCTCCCGGTAGAATTCCTTCTCCAGCCGCGCTATCTGTTCCCGGGTGAAGGCGGTGCGGTAACGACGCATCTGGTCACTGGCGCTGCACGCCAGGGTGCCTTGCGAgccaccgccaccgccgccgTTGCTCTTGGGGGTCTCGCTCCCTCCGTTCGGACTGCCGACTAGCACCTCGGAGCCGGACCCTGCACAGTCCAGAGCACAGGCGTGTacggacacagacacacaaaagccACTGAAGCGGGGCTGTAGGCCTAAGGTGGGAGGGTGATTTGGGAAGGGACACCCCCTCAGCCACCTCAGTAACTGTTTCTGCTAGAGCTCTGCAGCCTCTTGGGAACCCAGGACTGGAGATAAAGGCCTGTCCTTGATTCGGTAGGTGGAGGTCTTTGGAAGGCCTTCCTCTAAGGCATCCAGGGTACAGGGGTTCCCAGCCATTCTTCCCACCTGCCCTGGGGCATAGATGAGCCCTCTGACTCCGGTTGGCAGGGATGGATAAGGCTGTGCACTTCTGACAGGCACATGAGTTGAGATGCACCTTTGTGCTAGAGCGTTGTAAACTCTGGGTTCGAGTACATTGTAGGATGCTGGGCATTCAGAGAATTTCCTTTCTCTTACGTGTGCCAGGCTGTCAGAACAGGTGCGGGAATGTGTACTAGGTTCCTTGTACTGCAGAAGTGGAGTGAGAACGCACGATGAGTATCGTATTTATTACCTTAGTTTATGTGAGTGGAGTGCAGGTTGTCCCGAGGGCAGGTTATGGGAAGGAGGCTGGGTGAAGTGAGTTATAAGATGGTAAGGGGTAGGTGCAGGTATTCAACAAGGTGTTGGCTGCCAAGGCCAGGGGGTGATCTTTCTTCCCTCCCAGGCTCTTTCCACCCACCCGGCAGTTCTGTGGAGGAGTGTCCCCTGGTGAGCCCCCCCACACCCCAGTTTTCCTCCCCCTTCTGGGGAGGTGATTGTTGGCACAGAGGGAAACTCCCTTCCGGGCTATCCACCCCCTTCCCATTAGCCTTTGGTGGGGAGGGGTTCTCCAGTTAAACCAGCCCCGCTTTGGGCCTACCTCTGAGAAGGGTGGGGCTCCAGCCCCCTGCAGCTCCTTTTCCTTTGGGTGGAGAAGTGGGActaggaaggaaaggggaagggggggGGACCCGATCTCTGCCTTTTCAAATGCAACCGGAGACCAAAGGCAATTAGACCATTGGGACCATTTCCGACCTGGCGCCGCCAAGCCCGGGAAGTGACAAGGTAATTTGGACCTCTGACCGACGTGCAAACTGGTCGGAGGGCTGCAGCACCCGGCCGCTCGAGTGGGCCGCGATTTTACGGTTCTTTATGAACTCCTGGCTTCCGCGCCTCCATACCTCTTACACCCCGCCAGCCACAAACTGCCAGGACTGGCGTTTGATCTTGCCCTCGCCTGGGAAAAGTGTCTTCCCGGAGCAGTTGAAGCATTCCCCCGAGCAGTTGAAACACAGGAGATTTGGGGTGAACTTTGAACCCCCCAAGCCCGGGACTTGCATTCGTCCCGCCACCCCCCGAACTCAAGGCACTGCTGTCACCCTCAGTCCCGCCAATGCCAGAACACAGTAGGAGACCCCTGCCAGACGGCAAATAGCAGGGAGAGTGGCTCAGGTGGGTCCCCCCAGCCATTCTGCCCTAGGAGAAGGAAGTGTCTTTCTCCTGGCCTGCGCCAAAGTGAAGGGTGGGCGCAGTGGGAGGCCCGGGGAAGCGGAGGGGCGCGGTGGCTACCTTTGCTGTGCTGGTACTCGGCGTTCCCTGTGGCGCAGTCCGGGGTGCAGCTCACCTCGATTTCTTCATAGAAATCCGACTCGGTGTCCGAGCTACTGGGTTGCCCCTGGCCGTCGGCGGAGGGGGCCGGGGGTCCTGGGCCGAGCATGGCTGCCCCGGCTACCCGGGGCTCGGCGCCCGGCCCCGCCGCGCTGCCTGCTAGTCCATTGATCGGCTCCTCCTCCGGGCCTCCCCCGCTGCGCTCCCGGTTGGCCGGAGGGACGGCCCGAGGGCTCAGGCAACCACGGGGCACCATCTTCTCGGGCGGCTCCGGCAGCGGGCTGCCCACGGCTTCCGATAAATTGGAGACCCTCTTGCCAACCAGAGTGCCAAGCTGACCCCCATCCAGAAACATAACCATGTCCTTTCGGCTCTCCATCCTGGGGCTCTCCGGTGGGGGAGGGGAAAGCCCCAAGTGAGTTCCTAACCCCGGCTCCCTGGGTCTCCAGCGGCCGGACGGATCTCGACTGCAATTGGGAGAGAGAGACCGGGCTACTGGGCGGGCGCGGAGCCGCTGGAGCGCTGTGTGGACGGCGACGGCGGAGGTGGCGGTGGGGAGCTAGGGTCACCTTGTGATGCGAGCGCTCCTCTGCGCCGCACCGCCTCTGGGAGGAAGCCCCATTGCCCTCTTCTTTCTAAGCTGTCATCCTCCTGCTGCAATCGTCATTACAGTACCGCTGGTGACGCCACTCGGCGAGCGCAAGTGGATAAATAGAAACGTCTGCCACAGCGAAGATGAAAGGAGACCCGCAGCTAATGGCTCGGCAGTGATGCGCCAGGTGTGGGCCTCGCTCGAATGGGGAGGAGAGTGTGAaaacagagagacacacacactgaGAGAGGGAGACACCCAGGCAGAGGGGATGCAAATGGAATTccgcagaaagaaaagagagcttAACGCGCGCGGCGAGTTCCTCAGGGGCAGCGGGACTTGGTAATTAAATAcgcttttgatttttctttttattgttgttttgacttttgttttcttaacttgGTGCCTTGATCTAACACCTATGAAAGAATCCATAACTGCATTTTAGAAGTGTGAAGCCCGGCTTATAAGCCTCAATTCTGTCGGCATTATTACAACTGTCTGCCCCGGCAGCTAACCGCAAATCGGCTGAAAAGTCTTTTTACAAGCTACGGAAAAACGTatccccccctccccgccccaaGTTGACTGGAGAGCTTGAGGCTGGGccatcttttcctctcttctcctccctctccctaccCCCTCGGTCTCCTTACTTCTGGGAATCAAactttgctatttttctttcccaaggggcaagaaataaataacatttattttttctttaaagacccGCCTGGGCTGCTGTCAGAGCTTGTGCTGAGTTTTATTAAATGCCTCCTTCCCATCTAGATGACCTTACGTTTTCCACAGCCTGGCTTCAGCTGGAGATGGCTGTTCATGGAAGAAGTCGCTTTCCCGTTTGTCTGGGCCTCGCCTGCACTCCAGGTATGTGGGGAGAGGTTCTaagagttgtcttttttttttcttgcgcATATTTTAAGTTTTTCGTTTAGAATCAACGAATTCTCCTggaaagatgtttttcaaatgaaGAGGCACCAGGAAATGCAGCCCCTGCTGTGGCAGTGCTGAAGGCCCCTAGCTGGGAGATGGCAGTAGCTTTCACCGTGGTACTCTGGGTAGGGGTTGAGCCTCCTGGAGCACAGAAAGGTTGGGGTTCATAGAGGTTTGATTCATAAGGTCCTCTCCCACGTCCCTGCCCAGGGGCAGTGGTCCTTGTCTCCAAAGGTGGGTGGTGTTTGAGGTAGAAGAGAGTGAAGTTACTGAAAAATGCCCTAAAACAGCAAGTAACTAGGGGAGCTGATGaagggctggaggtgggggcagaTGTTGCGGAACTTGATATTTCTGGGCTGCCATAGGCCTCTCTTGGCTCCTCTTCCAGGAAGAAGCTGGAATAGAACTCCTTCAAACTGACCCCTTTTGAGCTCCAAGCAAGTGTGCTTAGGCCAGGTAGGTGGGCTGGGTCTATCCCCACATTGCTGAGGGCAGGAGGTGTGCACCTTTTGTACTCAACCCCCgctttctccacctcctccccaagAGCTTCTAGCCCTAGGCAGCCAGCTGCAAAGGGCAGCCCCGGCACTTCCCTCCTTTCCGTGCCCCTACCAAAGTCCCAGCTTTTATAGATAAGTCTTCTTCTGCGACCTTTTAGTCTGTTATCTCccacttctctctcctcctctttctcctccctctttgcTTCTCTCGTTAGGTattcttcttctccctctttgCTTCTCTCCTCCATCTTCCTATCCTTAGGATTATGGACAGGGTAGAGGAAGTAAGAGGTccaaagaaagacaaaagttCCCTCCTCATTCTGGCTTTCCACTTGTCCCCCAGTGTAAGAAGATGCTCGTTAACCTTGCCTGGGGGCAGAGGCAGCGGGATCCGGAGGGTAGAGTCCACATAGATGTCTCCACTCCCAGGGACTCCTGAAGCCACTATGTGCTGAGCACTGCTACCCCGAAAATCCGGGGAAATGTTTTAGGGGTAAAAGGAATGATTGGGAGCGGGAGC from Callithrix jacchus isolate 240 chromosome 11, calJac240_pri, whole genome shotgun sequence includes the following:
- the EVX1 gene encoding homeobox even-skipped homolog protein 1, yielding MESRKDMVMFLDGGQLGTLVGKRVSNLSEAVGSPLPEPPEKMVPRGCLSPRAVPPANRERSGGGPEEEPINGLAGSAAGPGAEPRVAGAAMLGPGPPAPSADGQGQPSSSDTESDFYEEIEVSCTPDCATGNAEYQHSKGSGSEVLVGSPNGGSETPKSNGGGGGGSQGTLACSASDQMRRYRTAFTREQIARLEKEFYRENYVSRPRRCELAAALNLPETTIKVWFQNRRMKDKRQRLAMTWPHPADPAFYTYMMSHAAAAGGLPYPFPSHLPLPYYSPVGLGAASAASAASPFSGPLRPLDTFRVLSQPYPRPELLCAFRHPPLYPGPAHGLGASAGGPCSCIACHSGPANGLAPRAAAASDFTCASTSRSDSFLTFAPSVLSKASSVALDQREEVPLTR